One genomic region from Mycoplasmopsis columbina encodes:
- a CDS encoding HpyAIV family type II restriction enzyme translates to MNYNEFENLLKERLIKGNGPKLLIKLIDAPFRYFSLLNLFNFLTKLEQSFLRTQENNYYKFLNDLVAYFFISKKFEALENKLKVLTKDEESDVILEHKINLSHLFRDQNTKTLFCIWQKKRDYYSNNKAIEIIEKFKSDNYLIKKHFEDYQIKSYLWFVDEEIKTNKHIYIQHLNDDVENHINVVYGSELFDFFEDNEYWKIIQNFQKTFKDKNHDFFLKMPNLDTDKETYEFMIEMSDSLWEKLNLDTEGHKLIREKIFDLRNENSNYLKAFKMRQIKTTAVDEDDYKIKKYANENNLEINN, encoded by the coding sequence ATGAACTATAACGAATTTGAGAATTTATTAAAAGAAAGATTAATTAAGGGAAATGGTCCAAAATTACTAATTAAGCTTATTGATGCACCTTTTAGATACTTTTCTCTATTAAATTTATTTAACTTCTTAACTAAATTAGAACAATCTTTTTTACGAACTCAGGAAAACAATTACTATAAATTTTTAAATGATTTAGTTGCTTATTTTTTTATTAGTAAAAAATTTGAAGCACTAGAAAATAAATTAAAAGTTTTAACAAAAGATGAAGAATCTGATGTTATTCTAGAACATAAAATTAACTTATCGCACTTATTTAGAGACCAAAACACAAAAACATTGTTTTGCATATGACAGAAAAAGAGAGATTATTATTCAAACAACAAGGCTATAGAAATAATTGAAAAATTTAAAAGTGATAACTATCTAATTAAAAAACACTTTGAAGATTATCAAATCAAAAGTTATTTATGATTTGTCGATGAAGAAATTAAAACTAACAAACATATTTACATTCAACATCTAAATGATGATGTTGAAAATCATATCAATGTTGTTTATGGAAGTGAGTTGTTTGATTTTTTTGAAGACAATGAATATTGAAAAATTATTCAAAATTTTCAAAAAACTTTTAAAGATAAAAATCATGATTTTTTTCTCAAAATGCCTAATTTAGACACTGATAAGGAAACTTATGAATTTATGATTGAAATGAGTGATTCGCTTTGAGAAAAATTAAATTTAGATACTGAAGGACACAAATTAATTAGAGAAAAAATATTTGATTTAAGAAATGAAAATTCTAATTATTTAAAAGCATTTAAAATGCGTCAAATCAAAACAACAGCAGTTGATGAAGATGATTATAAAATTAAAAAATATGCAAATGAAAACAATTTAGAAATAAATAATTAA
- a CDS encoding YebC/PmpR family DNA-binding transcriptional regulator, with translation MAGHSHWAGIKHKKGANDAARGKIFQKLFKEIYVAATAAGGPDPDKNPALKLAIAKAKSKNMPKANIERALAKAKGEGKDGAVFVETLFNATITGGATFLIQTLSDNMNRTKSSMTMYFNRQNASLGKTGQVPFQFDHKGILELSKDAIDEETLTMVALDNGAEDLETTDQTYIITTLPENFSQCKNAVESILEENAEFLQCEVTYIPNSMVTFDAEKSQKISEFIAQLEDDDDVQEVFHNIELTE, from the coding sequence ATGGCAGGACACTCACATTGAGCAGGAATTAAGCATAAAAAAGGTGCAAACGATGCAGCAAGAGGAAAAATTTTTCAAAAACTTTTTAAGGAAATTTATGTTGCAGCCACAGCAGCAGGAGGACCAGATCCAGATAAAAATCCAGCACTTAAATTAGCTATTGCAAAAGCTAAAAGTAAAAATATGCCTAAAGCAAATATCGAAAGAGCATTAGCTAAAGCAAAAGGTGAAGGAAAAGATGGAGCAGTTTTTGTTGAAACATTATTCAATGCAACAATTACAGGTGGAGCTACATTTTTAATTCAAACTTTAAGTGATAATATGAATCGTACAAAATCATCTATGACTATGTACTTCAATAGACAAAACGCTTCATTAGGAAAAACAGGTCAAGTACCATTCCAATTTGATCACAAAGGAATTTTAGAATTGTCTAAAGATGCAATTGACGAAGAAACCTTAACCATGGTAGCTTTAGATAATGGTGCAGAAGACCTTGAAACCACAGATCAAACTTATATTATTACAACATTGCCTGAAAATTTCAGCCAATGTAAAAATGCAGTTGAAAGCATTTTGGAAGAAAATGCTGAATTTCTTCAATGCGAAGTAACTTATATTCCAAATAGTATGGTTACTTTTGATGCTGAAAAATCACAAAAAATAAGTGAATTTATTGCTCAATTAGAAGATGATGATGATGTACAAGAAGTATTTCACAACATTGAATTAACTGAGTAA
- a CDS encoding ribonuclease HII, whose protein sequence is MLNFEKDYWNEYDLILGLDEAGRGCCAGPLVVAGVIFNKNYVNLDINDSKKLNSKKREELFKIIKRDALAYKIVVYDANYVDLFNPKQTSRNGMLKIVKEIELKPNLIITDFEKIDQTDIKQINLVKGDSKSISVAAASILAKVFRDQLMENYDQKYPQYNFKKHKGYATKDHQNVLEAFGPSPIHRLTYKNVEKCIKK, encoded by the coding sequence ATGTTAAATTTTGAAAAAGATTATTGAAATGAATATGATTTGATTTTAGGTTTAGATGAAGCAGGCAGAGGCTGTTGTGCTGGTCCTTTGGTTGTAGCGGGAGTAATCTTTAATAAAAATTATGTTAATTTAGACATTAATGATTCAAAAAAATTGAATTCTAAAAAAAGAGAAGAACTTTTTAAAATAATCAAAAGAGATGCATTAGCCTATAAAATAGTAGTTTATGATGCAAATTATGTTGATTTATTTAACCCTAAACAAACATCTAGAAATGGTATGTTAAAAATAGTTAAAGAAATTGAACTTAAACCAAATTTAATCATTACAGATTTTGAAAAAATTGACCAAACAGACATTAAACAAATCAATTTAGTCAAGGGGGACAGTAAAAGTATTTCTGTTGCAGCGGCTTCCATTTTAGCTAAGGTTTTTAGAGACCAACTAATGGAAAATTATGATCAAAAATATCCACAGTACAATTTTAAGAAACACAAGGGTTACGCAACTAAAGATCATCAAAACGTACTTGAAGCTTTTGGTCCTTCTCCAATTCATCGACTGACTTATAAAAACGTTGAAAAATGCATAAAAAAATAG
- a CDS encoding alpha/beta hydrolase, whose amino-acid sequence MKLNYIKVKNYIIPIYYKNNKSDTTFLFLHGINSSSDFCLPIAQKNQKYNIVAINFPGNKYFENVSPENITLEWWTEAAQAVLKEIKSKKIVVVAHSMGGGVALNIGKDKRIKRLIMVATIHPFMVINNGYSILQKVIKPISTTHKLIGETISKISSKFKKTQRLSESFSREGNWYNLLEKYILNDEYMKKLKVQYEELKDKIIFVVGENDPIVGTKSLMDFANQIDTFVTIIGKSHSPIKDDPQKFAYLFDSLEKPEKKKIWTKVVTFEKKVKNFESRVIRINKYKNYENLEENNYEL is encoded by the coding sequence ATGAAACTAAACTATATCAAAGTAAAAAACTACATAATTCCTATTTACTATAAAAACAATAAAAGCGATACAACATTTTTATTTTTGCACGGAATTAATTCATCAAGTGATTTTTGCCTTCCTATTGCGCAAAAAAATCAAAAATATAATATTGTGGCAATTAATTTTCCAGGTAATAAATACTTTGAAAATGTCAGCCCAGAAAATATTACTTTAGAATGATGAACAGAAGCTGCTCAGGCAGTTTTAAAAGAAATTAAAAGCAAAAAAATAGTAGTTGTTGCTCATTCAATGGGTGGAGGTGTTGCCTTAAATATCGGAAAAGATAAAAGAATAAAAAGATTAATTATGGTTGCAACAATTCATCCTTTTATGGTAATTAATAATGGTTACTCCATCTTACAAAAAGTAATTAAACCAATAAGTACTACCCATAAGCTAATAGGAGAAACAATTTCAAAAATTAGTTCTAAATTTAAAAAAACACAGCGTTTAAGTGAAAGTTTTTCAAGAGAAGGTAATTGATACAATCTTTTAGAAAAATATATTTTAAACGATGAATATATGAAAAAATTAAAAGTGCAATATGAAGAATTAAAGGACAAAATTATTTTTGTTGTTGGAGAAAATGATCCTATTGTAGGTACAAAATCACTAATGGATTTCGCTAATCAAATCGACACATTTGTCACAATTATAGGTAAATCCCACTCACCAATTAAAGATGATCCACAAAAGTTTGCTTATCTTTTCGATAGTTTAGAAAAACCCGAAAAGAAAAAAATCTGAACTAAAGTGGTTACTTTTGAGAAAAAAGTTAAAAATTTTGAATCACGGGTAATTAGAATTAATAAATACAAAAATTATGAAAATTTAGAGGAAAATAACTATGAACTATAA
- the nadE gene encoding NAD(+) synthase, producing the protein MKTTNDKKRIGFYQNFDLNDSFDKEKISLYVDYLISWIKTMVNKVKAKGVIFGLSGGIDSALIAALSQKAFPENHLAVIMPIDSMKHEENDLKAIEKNLNLKTKTINLEKAFLSLNQEYGDLSLLAKSNIKPRLRMTTLYALAQNLNYLVLGTDNFDEYFIGYFTKFGDGGADLLPISHLLKSEVKAMAQFLNVPNSVITKKPSAGLWENQSDEDELGFTYYELDNYLIGNDVEQKTKEKIEKLHANSQHKRDHIYRPLSIEEFLNQKGEK; encoded by the coding sequence ATGAAAACAACTAATGATAAAAAAAGAATTGGATTTTATCAAAACTTTGATTTAAATGATAGTTTTGATAAAGAAAAGATTTCTTTATATGTTGATTATTTAATTTCTTGAATCAAAACAATGGTCAATAAAGTTAAAGCAAAAGGAGTTATTTTTGGACTTTCGGGCGGAATTGATTCTGCATTAATTGCAGCCTTGAGTCAAAAAGCTTTTCCTGAAAATCATTTGGCAGTAATTATGCCAATAGATTCGATGAAACATGAAGAAAATGATTTAAAAGCCATTGAAAAAAATTTAAATTTAAAAACTAAAACAATTAATTTAGAAAAAGCTTTTTTAAGTTTAAATCAAGAATATGGTGATTTATCTCTTCTTGCAAAAAGCAACATTAAACCTCGTTTAAGAATGACAACTTTATATGCCTTAGCACAAAATTTAAATTATTTAGTTTTAGGAACTGATAATTTTGATGAGTATTTTATAGGTTATTTCACAAAATTTGGAGATGGTGGAGCTGATTTGTTGCCAATTAGTCATTTATTAAAAAGCGAAGTTAAAGCAATGGCACAATTTTTAAATGTTCCAAATAGTGTAATTACAAAAAAACCATCTGCAGGACTTTGGGAAAATCAAAGTGATGAAGATGAATTAGGTTTTACTTACTATGAACTAGACAATTATTTAATTGGAAATGATGTAGAACAAAAAACAAAAGAAAAAATTGAAAAATTACATGCAAATAGTCAACATAAAAGAGATCATATTTATAGACCTCTTAGTATTGAAGAATTTTTAAATCAAAAAGGAGAAAAATAA
- a CDS encoding ZIP family metal transporter, with protein MTFIKSFIEILKNGHANYGIIDWDANNELILAKFYFVLIAAFFILGIPILITLIFPLFKKEKLNKRGTLLVYAFVTGFFIAMALFGFLREALEVSSSSAPSSGYNSNQTFGWNILLVGLGFAVGLGLAYGLRRLVKWISKVKALRNDPQARLFIHSHELAHANDNHNHMEHDIAPDHSAKRVNTKYKVNGKSEDKNKIIALFMILTHRIPAGLIIGYSLNSFFEIGTKLNTLGWAFIISFILHLIPEILIFFYRQREMGISKWKATFWSISSLLFLIPLMYIGIYLGEYINKLWQIRALIQAMVAGIFLFAAIIEFLPEFYHAHHERRLFRLVMIVFFAGLVSCAIILSFHIHGVR; from the coding sequence ATGACTTTTATAAAATCATTTATAGAAATTTTAAAAAATGGTCATGCAAATTATGGAATTATTGATTGGGATGCTAACAATGAATTAATTTTAGCCAAATTTTACTTTGTTCTAATTGCTGCTTTTTTCATTTTGGGAATCCCTATATTAATAACATTAATTTTTCCTCTTTTTAAAAAAGAAAAATTAAACAAAAGAGGAACACTGCTTGTTTATGCTTTTGTTACTGGATTTTTTATAGCAATGGCACTATTTGGATTTCTTAGAGAAGCACTTGAAGTAAGTTCTTCAAGTGCACCATCATCTGGTTATAATTCAAATCAAACTTTTGGTTGAAATATATTATTAGTTGGATTAGGTTTTGCCGTTGGATTAGGATTAGCATACGGTTTAAGAAGATTAGTTAAATGAATTTCAAAAGTTAAAGCCCTTAGAAATGATCCACAAGCTCGTCTATTTATTCACTCTCATGAACTTGCGCATGCAAATGATAATCACAATCACATGGAACATGATATCGCTCCTGATCATAGTGCAAAAAGAGTAAACACAAAATATAAAGTTAATGGAAAAAGTGAAGATAAAAATAAAATCATTGCTCTTTTTATGATTTTAACTCACAGGATACCTGCAGGATTGATAATTGGATATAGCTTAAATAGTTTTTTTGAAATTGGAACTAAACTTAATACATTAGGTTGAGCTTTTATCATTAGCTTCATTTTACACTTAATTCCCGAAATTTTGATTTTCTTTTATCGTCAAAGAGAAATGGGGATTAGTAAATGAAAAGCTACTTTTTGATCAATTTCTTCATTGTTGTTCCTTATTCCTTTAATGTATATTGGAATATATTTGGGTGAATATATAAATAAACTTTGACAAATAAGAGCACTAATTCAAGCAATGGTTGCAGGAATTTTTCTTTTTGCAGCTATTATTGAATTTTTACCAGAATTTTATCATGCACATCACGAAAGAAGATTATTCAGACTTGTAATGATTGTTTTCTTTGCTGGTTTAGTTTCATGTGCAATTATCCTTTCTTTCCATATTCATGGTGTAAGATAA